The Streptomyces sp. ICC1 DNA window CCGGCCCGCGCCCGCTCGCCGGCGTCCAGCATCGCGGGCGCCCCGGTGACCGGGTACCCGCCGACGAGGTCGCGGGTGGTGTCCAGAGCCCACACCGCCACGTCCGAACCCGCGGACGGCGTCCGGATCCGAGGAGCGTCGCTGCCGAGGCGGTTCACGTCGTATGTACCCACCCGGTGAGCCTAAACGTCTTCGGGGCTTCCCCATTTCGGAAAACGCATTCCATTATCTGGCCATGATCGTTGAACCGCCGGCCCTGGAGCAGCCCGCCGCCCGCCCCGTGCGGGAGCTGCTGACCCACAGGCCCTACTGGACCTGGACCCTCATCGTCCAGCTCGTCAACGCGCCCGCCCTGATGGCGGCCATCGCGTTCGCGGGGCTCACCGCCGTGAGCACGGGCGCCGCCAAGGACGGCGGCGTCATGGTCGCCTCGCTGATCCTGGCCGATGTCGGATCCTCGGCGCTCATCGGCAAGGTCGCGGACCGCACGCCGGGCCGCGCGCTGCCGGTGGCCTCCGCCGTGCTGGCGGCCCTCGGGCTGGCGTCCGTGGCCGTGGCCGCGGCCCTCGGCGCCCCGTTGCCGGTGCTGTGCGTCCTGTGCGCGGTCGCGGGCACCGGCCTCGGCGGCCTGGCCGGGCTCACCCGCGCGCTCCTCGACGCGGCCGTGCCGCAGCGACTGGTGGAGCGGGCCCTCGCGGTCAACGCCACCGTGATGGAGCTGCTCGTCGTCGGAGCCCCGCTGATCGCGGGGGCCGCGCTCCTGGTCCTCGGCTGGCCGGGCGGCGTGGCGGCGATGGCCGCGGGCGCCGCCGTACTCGCCCTCGTACTGGCCTTCGCGCGCGGGGCGGCCCGACCGGCGCTCAAGCGCGCCCCCGAAGGCGCCCCGGAAGGCGCCCACGAAGGCGCTCCCGAAGGCGCCCACGCCGAGGACGGCACGCCCGCGAAGCGCCGCGAACCGCTGTGGAACCTCGGATTCATCGCCTGGGTCGCGGTCGGCATCGCGTTCGGCCACACGCTCGGCGCCATCGAAACGGCCGCCCTTCCGCTGGCCCAGACCCTGGGCTCCGGCTCCTTCGGGGCCGGCACGATCATCGCGGTGCTCGCGGGCAGCAGCGCCCTCGCCGGAATCGGCTACGCCGTGCTCGCGGACCGGCTGCCCGGGGGACCGTCGGCGCGGGCGGGCGCCCTTCTCGGGGTGGTGGCGCTCGCGGCCGTCGGCGCGGGACGGGCGGACGGCTGGCCCGCCCTGACCGCCGTCGTGATCGCCGCCGGGCTGTGCACCGCCCCGCTGAACGCGATCCGTTCGTACGCGGTCGAGAAGACCATCCCCGTACACCGGCGCTCCGAGGGATTCGGCTGGCTCTACACCACGGGAGCCTGCGGGTTCGCCGCGAGCGGTCTGGGACTGACCGTGCTGCCGCTGGACGTCGCGCTCACCGCGCCCGCGGTGAGCGCCCTGGCGGCCCTCGCCCTGCTGGCCGTGTCCGGGGTGCGGAGCCGGCGCGCGGCCTGACCCCGGATCCGGGATCCCGCATCCCGCATCCCGCCTCCCGGATCCCGGATCCGGGAGGGAGTGTCCTTGCGGGTCGCTAGGCTTCTGGGATGACCTCCTCGCAAGCAGCCGCCGAAAGCCCCGACGCCCTCCAGGTGCTCCACCGCGTCTTCGGGTACGACTCCTTCCGCGGCGAGCAGCAGCAGATCATCGAGCACGTCGTCGACGGCGGCGACGCCCTGGTGCTGATGCCCACCGGCGGCGGAAAATCGCTCTGCTACCAGATCCCGGCGCTGGTCAGAGCAGGTACCGGCGTGGTGATCTCACCGCTGATCGCTCTGATGCAGGACCAGGTGGACGCGCTCAACGCGCTCGGGGTCCGGGCCGGATTCCTCAACTCGACCCAAGGCGCCGACGAGCGGCGCGCGGTGGAGCAGGCCTTCATCGCGGGCGAGCTCGACCTGCTCTACCTGGCTCCCGAGCGGCTGCGCACCGAGGGTACGCAGCGCCTGCTGGACCGGGGCACGGTCTCGCTCTTCGCCATCGACGAGGCGCACTGCGTCGCCCAGTGGGGCCACGACTTCCGGCCCGACTACCTCGCCCTGTCGATGCTGCACGAGCGCTGGCCGAAGGTGCCGCGCATCGCGCTGACCGCGACCGCCACCGAGGCGACGCACGCGGAGATCGCGGCGCGCCTGGCCCTGGGGGAGGCCCGCCATTTCGTGGCCGGCTTCGACCGGCCGAACATCCAGTACCGGATCGTCGCGAAGAACAACCCGGTCAAGCAGCTGCTGGAGCTGATCCGGGCCGAGCACCCCGGCGACGCCGGCGTCGTGTACTGCCTCTCGCGGGCTTCCGTGGAGAAGACGGCCGCCGCGCTGGTGGAGCAGGGCATCGACGCCGTGGCGTACCACGCCGGAATGGACTCCCGCACGCGTGCGGCGAACCAGGCGCGCTTCCTGCGGGAGGACGGGGTCGTGGTGGTGGCCACGATCGCGTTCGGCATGGGCATCGACAAGCCGGACGTGCGCTTCGTGGCGCACCTGGACCTGCCGAAGTCGGTCGAGGGCTACTACCAGGAGACCGGCAGGGCCGGGCGCGACGGGGAGCCGGCCACGGCGTGGCTGGCGTACGGCCTCCAGGACGTGGTGCAGCAGCGCAAGATGATCGAGGGCTCGGAGGGCGACGAGGCGCACC harbors:
- the recQ gene encoding DNA helicase RecQ; translated protein: MTSSQAAAESPDALQVLHRVFGYDSFRGEQQQIIEHVVDGGDALVLMPTGGGKSLCYQIPALVRAGTGVVISPLIALMQDQVDALNALGVRAGFLNSTQGADERRAVEQAFIAGELDLLYLAPERLRTEGTQRLLDRGTVSLFAIDEAHCVAQWGHDFRPDYLALSMLHERWPKVPRIALTATATEATHAEIAARLALGEARHFVAGFDRPNIQYRIVAKNNPVKQLLELIRAEHPGDAGVVYCLSRASVEKTAAALVEQGIDAVAYHAGMDSRTRAANQARFLREDGVVVVATIAFGMGIDKPDVRFVAHLDLPKSVEGYYQETGRAGRDGEPATAWLAYGLQDVVQQRKMIEGSEGDEAHRRSLAGHLEAMLALCETVGCRRVRLLAYFGQTGAPDCGNCDTCLTPAESWDGTVASQKLLSTVWRLAKERRQKFGAGQIVDILQGKKTAKVIQFDHDGLSVFGIGSDLSTAEWRGVVRQLLALGLLAVEGDYGTLVLTEASGEVLGGRRSVPMRKEAVPAAGSSRKESGGSRSGKGARVPVDLPAAAVPVFEALRAWRAETAREQGVPAYVVFHDATLREIATRVPATVDELGTISGVGEAKLAKYAEGILLTLGETDAAPAAGTGEAPPSAVPAAAARPTAARPAPASSAAASPAPVTTAPAPASAVPVAVPAQAADRPVPVAAGVSRAPQGEESLFGPGDEEMDPPWDDWE